The Streptomyces capitiformicae genome contains the following window.
GCGGCGAGACCGACGGCCACACGGACACCACCAGCTTGATGCCCAGCTCGTCCAGCTCCCGGACCATCGCCGCCGGGTCGGGCCACTCGGCCGGGTCGAACTTCCACTCGCCCAGGTGCGTCCAGTGGAAGAAGTCGCACACGATGACGTCGATGGGCAGGTTCCGGCGCTTGTACTCCCGTGCCACGGCGAGGAGTTCGTCCTGGGTGCGGTAGCGCAGCTTGCACTGCCAGAACCCGGCCGCCCACTCCGGCAGCATCGGCGTACGGCCGGTCACGGCGCTGTAGCGGCGCTGCGCGTCGGCCGGGTCGCCGGCCGTGATCCAGTAGTCGATCTGCCGGGCCGAGTCCGCCACCCAGCGCGTGCCGTTGCCAGCCAGCTCGACGCGGCCGATCGCCGGGTTGTTCCACAGCAGGGTGTAGCCGCGGCTGGAGGTGAGCACAGGGATGCCGACCTCGGCGTTGCGCTGGACGAGGTCGAGGACCAGGCCCTTCTGGTCCAGCCGTCCGTGCTGGTGCTGGCCCAGGCCGTACAGCTTCTCGTCGTCGTACGCGGCGAACCGCTGCTCCAGCCGGTGGTAGCCGTTGCCGACCGCGGTGTACAGGCGCGAGCCCGGCCACCAGAAGTGGGCGCGCGCCTCCGACAGCAGCTCGCCGCCGTCCGCCGTACGCGTGTACCGGATCAGGCCCTCGGCGTCGACCTCGACGGTGAGCGCGCCGACGGTCAGCTGGCCGTGCCCGTCCTCGATCTTGACGCTGCTCTCCGTGGATTCCGCCTCGTCGAGCAGGGCACCCGGCAGTCCGTCGAGGACCGGACCGCCCAGCCGGGCGCGGACCCGGACCGCGTCCGGCCCCCAGGGCTCGATCCGCAGGGTCTCCTGACGTCCGCTCCACTCCAGCGCACCGTCCCGCTCACGGAACGTGCCGACGGTGGGGGAGGACTGGGCGAGGCTGACCGCGCCCGACGGGGTCTGGTTCTCGGCAGGCTGATTCACGAAAGGCTCCTGGAAGGGAGGAGTGGTGGCCCGCCCGGCTCGGCTCTGGTGGGCCGGGCGGTGAGGAGGTGGAGGGCACAGCCGGGGAGGACCCTCGACTGCCGTACAGATGGGGAGTTGGGCTGTCGTCGACGGGAGTTCGTTGATGGGAGTCCGTCGACAGGGCTCCGGCGAACGGGCCGGGCAGCTGCCCGCCGCCGGCACGCGACGGGCTCAGTCGGCCGTGGACTGCGGCCCCGTGCTCGCGCGGACCGTCAACTCGGGGGCGAGCAGCACCACTTCCTCGGTGTCCCGCCCCTCCAGCTTCGCGACCAGCTGCTCCACGGCCCGCCGCCCCATCTCCTGGGCCGGGATGGCGACGGAGGTCAGCCGTACCGAGGCCTGCACGGCGACCTGCTCGGGGCAGATGGCGATCACCGAGATGTCCTCGGGCACCGCCCGGCCCTGCTGGCGCAGCAGCGAGAGCAGCGGCTCGACCGCGGACTCGTTCTGCACGACGAACCCCGTGGTGCCCGGCCGCTCGTCGAAGACCCGGGCCAGCGTCGCGGCCATCGCGTCGTAGCCGCCCTCACAGGGGCGGTGCAGTACGCGCAGGCCCAGCTCCCGTGCCCGGGACCTGAGTCCGTCGAGGGTGCGCTCGGCGAAACCGGTGTGCCGTTCGTAGACCGCGGGCGCCTCGCCGATGACGGCGATGTCGCGGTGACCGAGCATCGCCAGGTGCTCCACACAGAGCGCGCCCGTCGCCCCGAAGTCGAGGTCGACGCAGGTCAGGCCGCTGGTGTCGGCCGGCAGACCGATGAGCACCGACGGCTGGTCGGTATCGCGCAGCAACGGCAGCCGCTCGTCAGCGAGCTCGACGTCCATCAGGATCATCGCGTCGGCGAGCCCGCTGCCGGTGACGCGGCGCACCGCGTCGGGGCCCTCCTCGCCGGTGAGCAGCAGCACGTCGTAGCCGTGCGTGCGGGCCGTCGTCGCCACGGCTATGGCGATCTCCATCATCACGGGGACGTACATGTCGGTCCGCAGGGGGACCATCAGCGCGATGATGTTCGACCTGCTGCTCGCCAGGGCTCGGGCCCCCGCGTTCGGGTGGTAGCCGAGCTCCTGGATGCTCCGCTCGACCCGCTGCCGGGTGCCCGCGGAGATGGACCGCTTGCCGCTGAGGACATAGCTCACCGTGCTCGCCGAGACTCCGGCGTGCTGGGCGACCTCGGCGAGGGTGACCATCCAGCTCTCCAAGCGTGTGAAGCGCTTCGACAGCGCGTTTTCTCTGAACCAGGGTGAGTGAGGGTGACTCGACAGTAGCCTGACGGTGGGTGGGTGTCCATAGGTTGTCGAAGCGCTTCGACTCCGGTTGGTGTGAGCCGGGGCGCCTCATGGGGTGGGGTTGGATTTGTTCGGCGGGTGCGGGTGTGTGGTGGCTTGTCGCTCCCCCACTCTCGGCTTCGCTCGAGCGGGAGGGACCCCCATCGTGGCGGAGCCGCATATCGACGCAGCCCCGCGCCCCTTCCTTGCTCGCCCCTTCGTTGCGCGGGCGCCGCGAATCCCAGCTTAGAAC
Protein-coding sequences here:
- a CDS encoding LacI family DNA-binding transcriptional regulator, whose translation is MVTLAEVAQHAGVSASTVSYVLSGKRSISAGTRQRVERSIQELGYHPNAGARALASSRSNIIALMVPLRTDMYVPVMMEIAIAVATTARTHGYDVLLLTGEEGPDAVRRVTGSGLADAMILMDVELADERLPLLRDTDQPSVLIGLPADTSGLTCVDLDFGATGALCVEHLAMLGHRDIAVIGEAPAVYERHTGFAERTLDGLRSRARELGLRVLHRPCEGGYDAMAATLARVFDERPGTTGFVVQNESAVEPLLSLLRQQGRAVPEDISVIAICPEQVAVQASVRLTSVAIPAQEMGRRAVEQLVAKLEGRDTEEVVLLAPELTVRASTGPQSTAD